From a region of the Qipengyuania spongiae genome:
- a CDS encoding lytic transglycosylase domain-containing protein, which translates to MVAASPAQVFAQSEQFVRASQGVEIAAHVSEASQQFGIPEHWIYAVIRAESAGRVRAVSRAGAMGLMQLMPGTWSRQRARFSLGQDPFDPRDNVLAGTSYLREMYDRYGAQGFLAAYNAGPGRYEDWLAGRRSLPHETRRYVARIAPLLQSERMFAAAPLQARNVPAGALQPPGAARKELDEVAMPGPAANPFARPEQAAHDLFAPVSTASSQ; encoded by the coding sequence ATGGTGGCGGCGAGTCCGGCACAGGTTTTTGCGCAATCGGAGCAGTTTGTCCGAGCTTCCCAGGGCGTCGAGATTGCAGCGCATGTCAGCGAAGCATCGCAGCAATTCGGCATTCCCGAGCACTGGATCTACGCGGTGATCCGCGCCGAAAGTGCGGGCCGGGTGCGGGCGGTTTCCAGAGCAGGAGCGATGGGTCTCATGCAGCTCATGCCCGGAACCTGGTCGCGGCAGCGCGCCCGGTTCTCCCTCGGGCAAGACCCGTTCGACCCGCGCGACAACGTTCTGGCCGGCACGTCTTACCTGCGCGAAATGTACGATCGCTACGGCGCGCAAGGCTTCCTCGCTGCATACAATGCAGGTCCGGGACGCTACGAAGACTGGCTTGCCGGACGGCGTTCGCTGCCACACGAAACGCGCCGCTATGTCGCCCGGATTGCGCCGCTGTTGCAGTCCGAGCGCATGTTTGCGGCGGCGCCTCTACAAGCCAGGAATGTTCCGGCTGGCGCCTTGCAGCCTCCCGGCGCAGCGCGAAAAGAGTTGGACGAGGTGGCTATGCCCGGCCCCGCGGCGAACCCCTTCGCGCGACCGGAACAAGCCGCGCACGATCTATTCGCGCCCGTCTCGACGGCTTCCTCCCAATGA
- a CDS encoding relaxase/mobilization nuclease domain-containing protein, with the protein MSVADDEFDIRPGRSRDSDARAYRKAGSLVGRVLQASRRSGYTPLGRGRAGGGAGHLGRGKHAAFRGSPHAFQRRVIIKARVVRHGGSRFRSAPLARHIAYLERDGVTRDGSDAQMFDASSDEVDGDAFAARCEDDRHHFRFIVSPEDASEMADLRAFTRELLEDMASDLDTSLDWVAVDHWNTDNPHVHVLVRGVASDGRDLVIDRSYISEGMRARAQERVTIELGPRSERDIQLALRREVDAERWTSLDRRLQKQRDDLGVVDLSPEVDATRRSNRAFLIGRARTLERMGLAERIGAARWTLAADLEPTLRALGERGDIIKTLHKAMSERGVQVAPAAFALHGEDENRRVIGRLVERGFHNELTGEAYAIVEGVDGRAHYLRFPDLDQTSDAAPGAIVETGEWTDRNGRRRSSLLVRSDLPLERQIDARGATWLDRQLLSARAASLGGGFGNEVRKALDERRDWLVDQGLAKRHGRSVTLVRNLLGTLRKQELDAAGKALAARHGRLANPVTEGDHISGIYRERISLASGRFAMIDDGVGFQLVPWRQDLERHLGKEVAGKVHVRGGVDWNFARSRGPAV; encoded by the coding sequence TTGTCTGTGGCTGACGACGAATTCGACATCAGGCCGGGTCGGTCGAGAGACAGCGATGCGCGCGCCTATCGCAAGGCCGGTTCGCTGGTGGGACGCGTGCTGCAGGCCTCACGCCGGTCAGGCTATACACCGCTCGGGCGAGGCCGGGCAGGTGGCGGAGCCGGTCACCTGGGGCGCGGCAAACATGCTGCGTTCAGAGGCAGCCCCCATGCTTTCCAGCGGCGGGTCATCATCAAGGCGCGCGTCGTTCGTCATGGCGGCAGCCGCTTCCGCTCTGCACCGCTCGCTCGCCACATCGCCTATCTCGAACGCGACGGCGTCACCCGTGACGGATCGGATGCCCAGATGTTCGATGCCTCGTCGGATGAGGTCGATGGCGATGCCTTCGCCGCGCGCTGCGAAGACGACCGGCATCACTTCCGCTTCATCGTGTCGCCGGAAGACGCGAGCGAGATGGCTGACCTGCGCGCTTTCACGCGCGAACTGCTTGAAGATATGGCGAGCGACCTCGACACCAGCCTCGACTGGGTAGCGGTCGATCACTGGAATACCGATAACCCGCACGTCCATGTTCTGGTCCGCGGAGTTGCCTCGGACGGCAGGGATCTGGTGATCGATCGCTCTTATATCAGCGAAGGCATGCGTGCCCGTGCCCAGGAGCGCGTCACTATCGAACTCGGGCCGCGCAGCGAGCGCGATATTCAGCTAGCGCTTCGCCGCGAGGTCGATGCCGAGCGCTGGACCTCACTCGACCGCCGGCTGCAAAAGCAACGCGACGATCTCGGCGTGGTCGATTTGTCCCCCGAAGTCGATGCGACACGCCGCAGCAACCGCGCATTCCTTATCGGCCGCGCACGAACGCTCGAACGCATGGGATTGGCCGAGCGGATCGGGGCGGCGCGCTGGACCTTGGCCGCAGATCTCGAACCGACCTTGCGCGCGCTTGGCGAGCGCGGCGACATCATCAAGACCTTGCACAAGGCGATGAGTGAACGGGGCGTACAAGTTGCCCCTGCAGCCTTCGCGCTGCATGGCGAAGACGAGAACCGCCGAGTCATCGGCAGGTTGGTCGAGCGCGGTTTCCATAACGAGCTGACAGGCGAGGCTTATGCGATCGTCGAAGGAGTGGACGGGCGTGCGCATTATCTGCGTTTTCCCGATCTGGACCAGACAAGCGATGCAGCACCCGGCGCAATCGTCGAGACAGGCGAATGGACCGACCGCAACGGGCGACGGCGCAGCAGCCTGCTGGTGCGTTCGGACCTGCCGCTCGAGCGGCAGATTGACGCGCGCGGGGCGACCTGGCTCGACCGGCAGCTGCTGTCGGCACGAGCCGCGTCGCTGGGAGGCGGCTTCGGCAATGAAGTCCGGAAGGCTCTTGACGAGCGCCGTGACTGGCTCGTCGATCAAGGTCTTGCGAAGCGACATGGTAGGAGCGTGACCTTGGTGCGCAACCTGCTCGGAACGCTCCGCAAGCAGGAACTGGACGCGGCAGGTAAAGCGCTGGCTGCGCGTCATGGTCGTCTGGCAAATCCGGTAACGGAAGGTGATCACATTTCCGGCATCTACCGCGAGCGCATTTCGCTGGCGTCGGGTCGCTTCGCCATGATCGATGACGGAGTGGGTTTCCAGCTCGTGCCCTGGAGGCAAGACCTCGAGCGGCATCTTGGAAAAGAAGTCGCTGGCAAGGTCCATGTGCGAGGCGGTGTCGACTGGAACTTTGCGCGTTCGCGCGGTCCGGCGGTTTGA
- a CDS encoding antitoxin Xre-like helix-turn-helix domain-containing protein, translated as MVSAAIQHAEAPPGLQTFASDGDRSRLTSAAVKAVLRLIEAWSASNAEGAALLGVSESTWDRMKAGTWEGSLGQDQLTRASALIGLFKGLHLLFANDMADRWPKLENRAPLFDRRSPIGAMIEGGIPRMLETRQYIDALRGGL; from the coding sequence ATGGTAAGTGCAGCGATTCAGCATGCCGAAGCTCCCCCGGGGCTTCAGACCTTTGCAAGCGACGGTGATCGCAGCCGCCTCACCAGCGCTGCGGTAAAGGCCGTGCTGCGCCTCATCGAGGCCTGGAGTGCGAGCAACGCTGAGGGCGCTGCGCTGCTCGGCGTGTCCGAAAGTACCTGGGACCGGATGAAAGCCGGAACCTGGGAGGGCTCGCTCGGTCAGGACCAGCTGACCCGCGCGTCGGCGCTGATCGGTCTGTTCAAGGGACTGCATCTGCTGTTCGCCAACGACATGGCCGATCGCTGGCCAAAGCTCGAAAACAGGGCCCCGTTGTTTGATCGCCGCTCGCCCATCGGGGCGATGATCGAAGGCGGCATTCCGCGCATGCTGGAGACCAGACAATATATCGACGCGCTTCGTGGCGGGCTCTGA